TTTCCAGCGGTACGCGCGCGTGGAGCCCGTCGAGGTGCCGCTGCCCCCGCAGATCAACGAGGCGGGCCCGTTCGGCGGGGCCGCGGTGCTCGGCGCGCTCGCCGTACGCCGTCCGGTGGGCGTGGTCACCTGCATCACCTCGTACAACAACCCCTGGGCGAACCCGGCGGGCAAGATCGCCCCGGCGCTCGCGATGGGCAACACGGTCCTCGTGAAGCCCGCCCCGCAGGACCCGCTCTCCGTCTACCGGATGGCCGAGGCGCTGGAGGCGGCGGGCGTACCGCCGGGGGTCGTGAACGTCGTCTCCGGCTCGCGCGCGGAGGCGGGGGAGGCGGCCGTCGACTCGGACGACGTCGACATGGTGAGCTTCACCGGTTCGACGGCGGTCGGCCGGCGGATCGCCGAGGTGTGCGGACGCGGGATGAAACGGCAGCTGATGGAGCTGGGCGGGAAGGGCGCGGCGATCGTCTTCGAGGACGCGGACCTGGAGTCGGCGGTGCGGGGCATCGGAACGACGTTCTCGTTCTACAGCGGCCAGATCTGCACGGCCCCGACGCGGGTGCTGGCACAGCGCCCGATCTACGACCGCCTGGTGTCCCAACTGGCCGCCTACGCGAGCCGTCTGCCGGTGGGCGACCCCCGAGCCCCGTCCACGGTCGTCGGCCCGTTGATCTCTGCCGCCCACCGGGACCGGGTCGAGTCGTACGTCGAACTGGGCCGCAAGGAGGGCGCGCGGGTGGTCACGGGCGGCGAACGCCCGCCGCTCGACCGGGGCTTCTACGTGGCCCCCACCCTGATGGCGGACTGCACGGCCGACATGCGGGTGGTCCGCGAGGAGATCTTCGGCCCGGTGGTCGTGGTCGTCCCCTTCGACGACGAGGAGGAGGCCGTCGCGCTCGCCGACGACAGCGACTACGGCCTGATCGACTACGTCTGGTCCGGCGACGTGTCCCGAGCCTTCCGCGTGGCGGCCCGCCTCCGCGCCGGCGGGGTCGGCGTCAACACGGTGGGCCGCAACATGGAGGCCCCGTTCGGCGGCTTCAAACAGAGCGGAGTGGGCCGGGACGTCGGCTCGTACGCCCTGCACGCGTACGCGGAACTCCAGTCACTGGTGTGGCCGGGCTGACGGCGCCCCCTCGCTTCCGCACCGCCGGGCACGGATGCGCTCACGGACGAGGGCCTGCGCCCCGGGTCACAGGTCGAAGACAGCGCGGAGGCCGATCTCGACGGCTTCCATGACGCGTTCGTCCACCGGCCCCAGATCTTCGGTGAACCGGGACACGGACAGCGTGCGGAACTCGCCCAGCACGATCGTGCCCGACGAGGGTGCGCCGACCGGAATGTCGACGAGCGTCGCCTCACGAACCTGCTGCGGGTAGATCAGCACGCAGGTCGCGGTCTTGTTCTGAGCGTTGAGGGCGTCGGACGAGATCACCAGGACATGGGCGGGGCCGCCGGCAAAGGACAGCTGGTAGACGTTCCCTCGGTTCACCGGCCCGCCACCCGCGCCCAGCGCTCAAGGGTGGCGTCCTCGCTCTCGGCGGGCTCCGCCACGGTGGTCACTATCCCCGCCTCGGACCGTACCCGCGCGGATTTTTCCAGCTCTTCGGCCAGCATCTGTCGGCGCAGTATCCGGGCGGTGTAAGCGGAGGCGTTCCCTTTGGCCTTCACATAGGCGGCTACGTCATCGGGCAGGCTCATCGTCATGTTCACCGTCATGCCACCATCATACGCAGTGTGTGGCCCGTCTCATGCGAACGATCGTGCAGGGCGACGCCGGGCCGATGAGCCGCCGCTCAGCGGCGGCGTCGCAGGGCCGGGCCCAGCAGGGACGGCGGGGTGTCGTTCTTCTCGTCGGGGGCCAGGT
This sequence is a window from Streptomyces ortus. Protein-coding genes within it:
- a CDS encoding type II toxin-antitoxin system PemK/MazF family toxin, whose amino-acid sequence is MNRGNVYQLSFAGGPAHVLVISSDALNAQNKTATCVLIYPQQVREATLVDIPVGAPSSGTIVLGEFRTLSVSRFTEDLGPVDERVMEAVEIGLRAVFDL
- a CDS encoding aldehyde dehydrogenase family protein codes for the protein MTGTPVSAVRGLFIGGSWVEPDGGHYEVIDPATEEVVGLAPEASRDQVHAAAGAAREAFRTWSRTTPEERAAILHRAAGEIRRNLLPYAELAQAETGATTGTARGMQVGVGAARFQRYARVEPVEVPLPPQINEAGPFGGAAVLGALAVRRPVGVVTCITSYNNPWANPAGKIAPALAMGNTVLVKPAPQDPLSVYRMAEALEAAGVPPGVVNVVSGSRAEAGEAAVDSDDVDMVSFTGSTAVGRRIAEVCGRGMKRQLMELGGKGAAIVFEDADLESAVRGIGTTFSFYSGQICTAPTRVLAQRPIYDRLVSQLAAYASRLPVGDPRAPSTVVGPLISAAHRDRVESYVELGRKEGARVVTGGERPPLDRGFYVAPTLMADCTADMRVVREEIFGPVVVVVPFDDEEEAVALADDSDYGLIDYVWSGDVSRAFRVAARLRAGGVGVNTVGRNMEAPFGGFKQSGVGRDVGSYALHAYAELQSLVWPG